From Pseudoalteromonas viridis, the proteins below share one genomic window:
- a CDS encoding EamA family transporter, with the protein MNNKQLIFWMMIAMIAPIIWGSTYIVTTELLPADKPLIASVLRALPAGILLVLLGRKLPQGVWWMRSIVLGLLNIGGFFYCLFVAAYLLPGGVAALIMSCQPIIVMLLGALLLKNKLKARQFVACLVGALGVSLLVLEPNMALPAAGVQAGLAGAISMATGIVLTKKWGKPADVSVYTFTGWQLVVGGLFLLPIALIQEGFPSALTVNNLIGYTYLSLIGALFAYVVWFKAIEKLPVVTVSFISFASPLSATLLGYLVLGEVLTLSQILGTCVIVLAITISQQQLFNPALASPATNKALSKA; encoded by the coding sequence ATGAATAACAAACAACTGATTTTTTGGATGATGATTGCAATGATAGCTCCCATAATCTGGGGGAGCACTTACATTGTGACCACTGAATTATTACCGGCCGACAAGCCGCTTATCGCGTCGGTTTTACGGGCTCTGCCTGCAGGTATTTTGCTGGTTCTGCTGGGCCGCAAGCTGCCACAAGGCGTGTGGTGGATGCGTTCAATTGTACTTGGCCTGCTCAATATTGGTGGCTTCTTTTACTGCCTGTTTGTTGCCGCGTACCTGCTGCCAGGAGGGGTTGCTGCGCTGATCATGTCGTGCCAGCCCATTATAGTGATGTTACTTGGCGCATTGCTGTTAAAAAACAAACTAAAGGCCCGACAGTTTGTCGCCTGCCTGGTAGGTGCGCTGGGCGTGTCTTTGTTGGTGCTAGAGCCAAATATGGCGCTCCCCGCAGCCGGCGTACAGGCTGGGCTAGCAGGGGCGATTTCTATGGCAACTGGCATTGTGCTCACTAAAAAATGGGGTAAACCGGCGGATGTGTCTGTGTACACCTTCACCGGCTGGCAACTGGTGGTCGGCGGCTTATTTTTACTGCCCATTGCGCTTATCCAGGAGGGCTTTCCCAGCGCATTAACGGTGAACAATCTGATCGGCTACACCTATTTGAGCCTGATTGGCGCGCTGTTCGCTTATGTAGTGTGGTTTAAGGCAATTGAAAAGCTGCCTGTGGTCACTGTGTCTTTTATCTCATTTGCCAGTCCATTATCGGCCACGTTACTGGGCTACCTGGTACTCGGGGAAGTATTGACGTTAAGTCAAATACTGGGGACCTGTGTCATTGTGCTGGCCATCACCATTTCGCAGCAGCAGCTGTTTAACCCGG